The nucleotide window TCGGCGCGGTGCTCGGCGGCGCTGGCGTGGTGGCGCAGGGCGCGCAGCACGTCCTCGCCGTAGAACATCGCCACGTACTTGGCCTGCACGTCGGTCACACGGCGCACCGCCCACACCAGCTCCACGTAGTTGGGCTCCGCGGGCGGGTGGAGGACGTGCATGCCGCACTCCGCGGGCAGGTGGCTTGCCTTGCGGTTGTTGCAGACCGAGCAGGCCGTGACCACGTTGTGCCACGTGTTGTCGCCCCCGCGCGAGGTGGGGAGGATGTGGTCGCGCGTGAGGAACTCGCGCGAGCGCAGCTCCGAGCGGTGGCGGCCGCAGTACTGGCAACGGTAGTGGTCGCGGGCGAAGAGGAAGGTGTTCGTCACCTGCCGCCGGAAGCGCCGCGGCACG belongs to Longimicrobiaceae bacterium and includes:
- a CDS encoding HNH endonuclease, translated to MGCLALNASFEPLTILPIERALRLVFDRKAEVLEADQARVFHSSRHQIACPLVIRLVRYVHVPRRFRRQVTNTFLFARDHYRCQYCGRHRSELRSREFLTRDHILPTSRGGDNTWHNVVTACSVCNNRKASHLPAECGMHVLHPPAEPNYVELVWAVRRVTDVQAKYVAMFYGEDVLRALRHHASAAEHRAEPSAA